A genomic window from Serratia liquefaciens includes:
- the rpsU gene encoding 30S ribosomal protein S21, translated as MPVIKVRENEPFDVALRRFKRSCEKAGVLAEVRRREFYEKPTTERKRAKASAVKRHAKKLARENARRTRLY; from the coding sequence ATGCCTGTAATTAAAGTACGTGAAAACGAGCCATTTGACGTTGCTCTGCGTCGTTTCAAACGCTCTTGCGAAAAAGCGGGCGTTCTGGCTGAAGTTCGTCGTCGTGAGTTCTATGAAAAACCGACTACCGAACGTAAGCGCGCTAAAGCTTCTGCTGTGAAACGTCACGCGAAGAAACTGGCTCGCGAAAACGCACGCCGCACTCGTCTGTATTAA